DNA from Amycolatopsis sp. DSM 110486:
CACCTCGACGGGCTGGCCGATACCGCGGACGGGCTCGGCGCGTCGTACGACCGCGCCAAAGCCCTCGACGTCATGCGCCGCGGCGACTCGGGCCCGACCGGGGTGGCGACGCTCGTCTTCGTGCTCCTGGTGCAGGTCGGTGCTTTGACCGGCGCCGTGTCGGCGGACCACGGCGTCGTGGCCGCCGTGGTCTCCGTGCTGGCGGGCCGGTGCACGCTGTCGATGTCGTGCGCGCGCGGCGTGCCGTCCGCCCGGCCGGAGGGGCTCGGAGCGACGGTGGCGGGGTCCGTGCCGCGGGTGGTCGCGGTGGCCGTCGGTCTGGTGGCCGCCGCGCTGGCCGCGCTGGCGCCCGGGTTGCCGTGGTGGCAAGGGGTAGCCGCGGTCGGCGCCGGGTACCTCGTCGCGGCCGCCTTGCTCGCCCGGTGCGTCCGGCGCCTCGGCGGAATCACCGGTGACGTCCTCGGCGCCGGAGTCGAAGTGGCGGTGGCGGCGACGCTGCTCACGCTCGCCGTCTGAGCCGCACCCGGTTCCGGTCGGCGACGGCGACGGGGCTAGCCGAACGTGAACACGTACGCCTGGGCGCCGGGTTCGAGGAAGGTGATCTCCAGCGTCCGCTCGCGGACCTCGTCGTGCTGGCGCACGAGCTGGTAGAGGCGAGCGTCCCGGAGCAGGCCGTTCCCGTCCTCGTCGACGTCCACACCGTGCGCCGGGCCCGGAGCCGCGCCATCGAGGAACACGCGGAAGAGAACCGGCTCCCCCGCACCGCGAGACAGCACGACATGCGCGTCCCGCGCGTGGAACCGGTAGGAGATGCTCCCGCCGGCTCGGTCGAGCACGACGTTCTCGGGCCCGATCGTCCAATCGCCGGCGAGGGCCCAGTTGCCGAGGTGCAGGCGCGGCGGGAGCCCGTAGGTGCGGCGTTCGTCGAACCCGACGCGGCCCGGCGACGCGAAGTGCTCACCACGCCCGTAGCCGAGATACGTCTCGGACGTCCGCAGGTGCTCCCAGTCGGCCTCGGCCTCCACGCCGCGCCCAGCGACGGAGACGAGCTCGCGCTCGACACCGAGCAGCCGCTGGATGACGCGCTCCGACTGCTCGTAGCGTCCTTCCCCGAAGTGGTGGTCGCGGATGACGCCTTGGGCGTCCACGAAGTAGAGCGCCGGCCAGTAGTGGTTGTCGAAGGCGCTCCAGATGGCGTAGTCGTTGTCGACCGTGACCGGGTAGTCGATTCCTCGTTCCATCGTCGCCTGCCGCACGCGGTCGATCTTGTGCTCGAACGAGAACTCCGGCGTGTGGACTCCGACGACGACCAACCCGTCGTCCCGATAGGCCCGCGACCAGGCGCGGACGTAGGGCTCCTGGCGCAGCCAGTTGATGCAGGTCAGCGTCCAGAAGTTGACGACGACGACGCGGCCCTCCAGCTCGGCGGGGCCGAGTGACCCGGAGTTGAGCCACTCGGCCCCGCCGAGCGCGGGCATCTGCACGCGTGCGGATACCGACATCTAGCGAACCGAACGCAATCCGGCGCGGACCTCGGAGGCGAACAGCTTCGGCTGCTCCCAGGCGGCGAAGTGCCCGCCCTTGTCGAGGCGGTTGTAGTGGACGAGGCGGGGATAGGCCTCCTCCGCCCAGCTCCGCGGCACCTGGTAGAGCTCGTCCGGGAAAACGCTCACCGCCACCGGGACGGAGACGCCCTTCGGGTCGAAGAAGCCGAGCTTGTTTTCCCGGTAGAGACGTCCCGAGGAAACCCCCGTGTTCGTCAGCCAGTAGTGGGTGATGTTGTCGAGCACGTCGTCTCGGGTCAGGCCCTCGTCCTGCCCGTCGAAGACGCGGGCGATCAGCGCCAGACTGGCCGAGTCGTGGTCGAGCATCCAGGCGGCGAGGCCGACGGGTGAATCGGCGATCCCGTAGAGCGTCTGCGGGTGGGTCCCCATCTCGAGGGCATAGGCCACGTCGGTCGCGAAGAAGTCCTTCAACTTTTCGTAGAGGCGGGTTCCCTCGTCGGACAGATCGGGCGGTGCCGGGCCGCCGGACTGCACGGCCTGGGCGACATCGGGTCGAACGGCGCCGGGGAAGTTGGTGTGGATGCCGATCAGGCCTCCCGGCGCCTGTGCACCCATCAGATCGACGATCTGCCCGCCCCAATCGCCGCCCGAGGCGACGTAGCGCTCGTAGCCCAGGCGCTTCATCAGCTGCGCCCAGGCGCGCGCGATGTGCTCGGGGCCCCAACCGGTGACGGCCGGCTTGCCCGAGAACCCGTAGCCGGGCATCGACGGGATCACCAGGTGGAACGCGTCCGCTTCGCTCGCGCCGTGGGCAGTGGGATTGGTGAGCGGATCGATGATCTTCAGCTGCTCGATGACCGAGCCGGGCCATCCGTGCGCGACGAGGAGCGGCAACGCGTCTTCGTGTTTCGAGCGAACGTGGATGAAGTGGATGTCGAGGCCGTCGATCTCGGTGATGAAGTGCGGTAGAGCCTTCAGCCTCTCCTCGCATCTGCGCCAGTCGTACTCCGTCGCCCAATAGCGGGCGAGCGCCTGCATCGTCTCCAGCGGCACGCCCTGCGAGATGTCCGAGACGGGTTCCTTTTCCGGCCAGCGAGTGGCCAGAATGCGCGCACGCAGATCATCAAGATCCGCATCGGGCGTCTCGACCGTGAACGGCCGGATCGCTTGATCGTGCGCTGCTCCTTCAGTCGTGACAGACATGCGTCTCCTCGGTGGGATGGGTGCGGTGGTCGATGTCGCGTTGCCGGACCAGACGCGAAACTCGGTACTGTGCCACCCGACCACCGGCGGTTCCTCACCCGAAACGAGTGATACGCACGGTTTCGTCGTGCTCGCCGGCTAGAGCGAGCGGGCCAGCGCGGCGACGAACCCGTCGGTCACCTCGCGGGAACGGACCGCCAGGCGCAGGTGCCGGGGGCCCAAGCCGGGGAACGTATCGCCGCGGCGCACCGCGTACCCCGCGGAGCGCAGGCGGGAACGCAGGCTTTCGTCGGGAGCCTCGATCAGCACGAACGGACCCCGCGGGTCACCCAGGACCGGAATGCCCAGTCCGCTCAGGCGGGACACGAGGTAGTCGCGGTCCGATTCGGCGGTGGCGGCCAGCTTTTCCGCTTCTTCCAGCGCGGTCGGGCGGCAGCAGGCGACCGTGGCGACCGCGGCCGGCGTCGACACCGACCACGGTGGCTGGACGGCCCGCAGCCGCGCGAGGACTTGAGGCGGGCCGAGGACGTAACCCGCGCGCAAGCCCGCCAGGCCCCACGTCTTGGTGAGGCTGCGCAGCACGACCACGCCGTCTAGCGACGAACCCGCCAGGCTCTCCGCTTCGCCGGGGATGGCGTCGAGGAAGGCTTCGTCCACCACGAGCAGGCGGCCGGGTTGTGCCAAGGCACGAAGTACGTGAGCGGGGTGCAGCACCGAGGTCGGGTTCGTCGGGTTGCCGACGAACACCAGGTCGGCCGACGCCGGGACGAGGCCGGGATCCAGCACGAAACCGTCCGACGACGGCAGGACTACACGCGAGACGTCGTGACCCGCCGCGCGCAGGGCGGCCTCGGGTTCCGTGAACTGCGGGTGCACGACCACCGCGTGCCGCGGCTTCAAAGCCGAAGCCAGCAGGGTGAACGCCTCCGCCGCACCGGCCGTCACCAGCACTTCGTCCACCGGACGGCCGTGCCGCGCGGCAACAGCTGCCTGTGCCGCCGACGGATCGGGGTACGCGGCCAGACTGTCCACAGCGGACACCAGCTCCCGCCGCAACCACTCGGGCGGGCGCGGCAGCCGGACGTTCACCGCGAGGTCCACCAGCCCCGGCCCGACCTCGCGATCGCCGTGGTGGTGCAGGTCGTAGTCCGAGGTGTCAGCCACGCGAAGCCACCTGGGCAAAGGTTCGTACGTGGGTAGCGAACCGTTCCGCCAGCTCCGGATACCCGGCCCAGTGCACATGCAGGTACGACGCGTGCAGCGAACTCGAAGCGAACCCGTCCACCGTCCGCTCCCAGCCCCACGCCGGCGACGGACCGGCCCCGGGCGTGAGCTCCGTGCGGTGGAACTCGTGGCCGGTCACGCGCTGGCCCGTGACCGCGAGCACGTTGTCCGCCAGCGAAACCGCCGTCCGGTACCCCAGCTTCCCGCGTTTGGTCATCACCGCGGTCGCGTCCACGACACCGGCCATCGGCAGTCCGTCCAGCTCACGGCACAGGTAGAGCAGCCCCGCGCACTCCGCGCTCACCGGCATACCCTGCCCGACCGCGTCCGCCACCGCCGTGAGCAACGGCTTGTTCGCCGACAGCTCCGCCGCGTGCACCTCCGGGAACCCGCCACCGAAGTACAACCCGGCACAGCCCTCGGGCAGCTGCTCGTCCCGCAGCGGATCCACGTCGACGACGTCCACGCCGAGCGAGGCCAGCAGCTCGACGTTCTCCGTGTACCGGAACGTGAACGCCGGCCCGGCCGCCGCGGCCACCACCGTCCGCGGTCCCTCGAAGCCACCGGGCGGTGTCCACACGGGACCGGTCAACGGCGGCGCCGCCCGCGCGACCCGGACCACGGCTTCAAGATCCACCCCGCCGGCCACCCACGACGCCAGCTCAGGCAACACCCGCTGCGAGTCGGCAGCGCGCTCGGCCGCGGGCACCAGGCCGAGGTGGCGGCTCGGCGCGTGCACGTTCTCGTTGCGCCGCAACGCACCCAGCAGCGGAACGCCCGTGGCCTCCAGCGCGGACGCGATCTCGTCCTCGTGGCGCTGCGAACCCAGCTTGTTCAGGATCACCCCGGCGAGGCGTACGCGCGTGTCGTAGTTCGCGAACCCGAGCACGGTCGCCGCGACGCTGCGCGAAGCGGCCGAAGCGTCGACCACCAGCACCACCGGCGCGTCGAGCACCCGGGCGACGTGCGCGGTCGACGCGTAACCCTCCGTGCCGAGCGCGCCGTCGAACAGTCCCATCACGCCTTCGATCACGGCGATGTCCGCGTCGGCGGAACCGTGGCGCAGCAAGGGAACCAGCCGGTCCTCACCCTGCAGGAACGGGTCGAGGTTGCGCGCGGGACGACCCGTGGCCAGCGCGTGGTAGCTCGGGTCGATGAAGTCGGGCCCGACCTTGTGGCCCGACACGCGGTGCCCGGCGGCGCGCAACGCCGCCATCAGCCCGGCGGCGATGGTGGTCTTGCCGTGCCCCGAGCCGGGCGCGGCGATGACCACCCGCGCTACCACTCGATCCCCCGCTGCCCCTTCTGGCCCGCGTCCATGGGGTGCTTGACCTTCGTCATCTCGGCCACCAGGTCGGCGGCCTCGACGAGCTCCGGCGGCGCGTAGCGGCCGGTGATCACCACGTGCTGGTGCCCGGGCCGGGAGACCAAAGTGGACACCACGTCGTCGACCTCGAGCCAGCCCCACTTGAGCAGGTAGGAGAACTCGTCGAGCACGTAGAAGTCGTGCGTCTCGGCGGCGAGGCGGCGCTTGATCTCGGCCCAGCCCTCGCGCGCGTTGGCGGCGTGGTCTTCGTCGGTCCCGGACTTGCGCGTCCAGCTCCAGCCCTCGCCCATCTTGTGCCACTCGACGGGCCCGCCCTCGCCCGTGTCGTCGTGCAGCTTCCCGAGCGCGCGGAACGCGGCTTCCTCGCCGACGCGCCACTTCGCCGACTTCACGAACTGGAACACCCCGATCGACCAGCCCTGGTTCCACGCGCGCAGCGCCATGCCGAACGCGGCGGTCGACTTGCCCTTCATCTCGCCGGTGTGCACGGCGAGCAGAGGGCGGTTGCGGCGCTGTCGCGTGGTGAGCCCGTCCTGCGGGACGACGGCCGGTTTCCCTTGCGGCATCAGGCAGCCCTCCCGGTGCGTTCGCGGACGGCCGAGGCCAGCGTCTCGGCCGCGACCTCGGCGAGTGCCACATGCTCGGCGCCGAGGTGCCCGGCCAGCTCCGCCGCCAGCCCGAGGCGCATCCGGCCGCTCTCGCAGTCCATCACGATGGTGGTGACGCCGGCCAGCAACCCCGCCGCGGCCTGCGAGCGTGCGACGGCGTCGGCTCCGCTCGTGGCCCGCCCGTCCGTGACGAGAACCAGCAGCGGACGCCGGCGCGGATCGCGGATCGCCTCCACGCGCAGCACGCGCGCGGCTTCCAGCAGCCCTTCCGCGAGCGGCGTGCGGCCGCCCGTCGGCAGTCCTTCCAGCCGCGCGGCCGCGGCCTCGACGCTGATCGTCGGCGGCAGCGTGAGCTCGGCCGAGTCACCACGGAAGGTGACGAGCCCGACCTTGTCACGCCGTTGGTAGGCGTCCAACAGCAGCGACAGCACCGCCGTCTTCACTTCGCGCATCCGCGTGCGCGCGCCCATGGAGCCCGACGCGTCCACGCAGAACAGCACGAGGTTGCCTTCGCGCCCTTCGCGCAACGCGAACCGCAGATCCTGCGTACGCACCAGCAGCCCGGGACCGCTGCGGCCACGGGACCGCTGGTGCGGCGCGGCGGCACGCATCGTGGCGACGAGGTGCGGCCGGCCGTCGCGGACGCTCGGTGGCTGGACCCCGATCGTGCGGCCGGTGTCGGTGATGGCCCGCGACCGGCGGCCACGCTCGCCTTCGCCGGTTCCCTTCACGCGGAACACGCGCGCCCGGAACGTCTCGCCGGAACCGACCGTGTTCTGCGGTCCGGAACCCGTCCCCTCGCCCGGTTGCTGCTGCGGTTGCTGCTGGGGCGGCGCCGGCTGGTCCCCCGGCGGCTGCTCACCTTCGGCGCTCGGGGACCCGGAACCCGAGCCGGGACCGTCGTCCTCCGGGCCAGGACCGGGATCCTCAGGCGGTTGCGCGTCCTGCAACGCCTGTTCCAGCTGCTCCTCGGAAATCCCCGGCGCGTCGAACGGGTTGCGGCGGCGCCGGTGCGGCAACGCGAGCCGCGCGGCCACGCGCACGTCCTCGGTGGTCACCTCGTTGCGCCCGGCCCACGCCGCGTGCGCGACGGCCGTGCGCGCCGTGACGATGTCGGCCCGCATCCCGTCCACCTCGAACGACGCGCACACCTCGGCGATCTGCCGCAGCGCGTCGTCGGGCAGCTTCACCGCGGGCAGAAGCCGTTGTGCCGCCTCGATGTCCGCGGCCAGCGCCGAGTCTTCGGCGGCGTACGCGGCCGCAAACCCGTCGGGATCCGCCTCGTACGCGAGGCGCCGGCGGACCACCTCCACGCGCTGCTCGGGCTCTCGGCTGGACGCGACCTCGACCGTCAGCCCGAACCGGTCCAGCAGCTGCGGCCGCAGCTCGCCTTCCTCGGGGTTCATCGTGCCGATCAGCACGAACCGCGCCGCGTGCGACACGGACACGCCCTCGCGCTCCACGGTCGCGCGGCCCATCGCGGCGGCATCGAGCAGGGTGTCGACGAGGTGGTCGTGCAGCAGGTTGACCTCGTCCACGTAGAGCAGGCCCCGGTTGGCCGCGGCCAGCAGACCCGGCTGGTAGTCCGTGACGCCCTCCGACAGCGCCTTCTCCAGGTTCAGCGACCCGACGACCCGGTCCTCCGCCGCGCCGACGGGCAGCTCCACCAGCCGCGCCGGCCTCCGGTGCGCGGGCGCGCCCGCGGGGTGCGGGCCGTCCGGGCAGACGGGGTCGGGCGCGGCGGGATCGCACGAGAACCGGCAGCCGTCCACCACGTCGAGCTGGGGCAGCAGACCGGCGAGCGCACGCACCATCGTCGACTTCGCCGTGCCCTTCTCGCCCCGCACCAGCACGCCGCCCACGGCGGGTGAGATCGAGGACAGGATCAGCGCCAGGCGCAGGTCCGGCATCCCGACGACGGCGGTGAACGGGTACGGCTTCAAGAGCTCTCCTCGTGGTCGGCGTCCGGCCGATCATCGCACAGGAAACGCGTCGTCTAGCGTGGGTGAACGTGCGCGAAAAATCACCCCTGTTCGTGGTCGGCATCGGGGCCGACGGCTGGCCGGGATTGGCCGAGCGGGCGCGGAAAGCCGTGCTCGAAGCCGACGTCGTGCTGGGTGCGCCGCGGCAGCTCGCGATGCTGCCCGAAGGCGTCCGCACGCAAGCCTGGCCGAGCCCGTTGCTCCCGGCGCTCGACGACGTCCTCGCCGCGCACGCCGGGAGTCGCGTCTGCGTGCTGGCCAGCGGCGATCCCCTGCTCTCAGGCATCGGCACGACCCTGCGCGACCGCGGCCACGAGATCGACGTCCTGCCCGCGCTTTCGTCGGTGACGCTGGCCCGCGCGCGGCTCGGCTGGTCGTTCGAGGAGACCGAGGTGATCACCGTCGTCGGGCGCGCCGTGGACCGCGTGGCCCGGGTGCTCGCGCCGCGCCGGAAAGTGCTGGTGCTGGGCGCGAACGCGGCCGACCTGCGGGAGCTGCTCCGGACCCGCGGCTACGGCGAGTCCACCCTGACCAGCCTCGAAAACCTCGGCGCCGAAGACGAGCACATCGAAGACGGCTGGATCGGCGAACCCGGCCCGCTCACCGTGTTCGCCCTGGTCTGCGCCGGCCCTGCGCTCCCGCTCACCGGCCTGCCCGACAGCGCCTTCGAACACGACGGCCAGCTCACCAAACGCGACGTCCGCGCGTCCGCCCTCGCCCACCTCGCGCCCGTCCCCGGCGAGCTGCTCTGGGACGTCGGCGCGGGTGCGGGCAGCGTCGGCATCGAATGGTCCCGCGCGCACCCGCTCAACCGCGCGATCGCCGTCGAACGCGACCCCGCGCGCGCCGAGCGCATCACTCGCAACGCCGCCACACTCGGTGTCCCCGAGCTGCGGGTGGTCACCGGCCCGGCCCCCGACGCACTGGCGACCCTGCCCCGGCCCGACGCCGTCTTCATCGGCGGCGGCCTCACCGTGCCCGGCCTGCTCGACGCGTGCCTCGCCACGGGTGCCCGCGTGGTCGCCCACGGTGTCACGCTGGAAGCAGAACAGATCCTGGCGAACGCCTACGCGAGCCGGGGTGGTGAGCTGACGAGGATCACCGTCGACCACGCGCAGCCGCTCGGCGGGTTCACGGGGTGGACCCCGTCGCGCACCGTGACGTCCTGGAGTTCGAGATGACCGTTCACTTCATCGGCGCCGGCCCCGGCGCGGCCGACCTCATCACCGTCCGTGGCCGCGACCTGCTCGCGCGCTGCGGTGTGTGCCTGTACCCGGGCAGCATGACGCCGACCGACCTGCTCGCGTACTGCGCGCCCGAGACCGAGCGCGTCGACACGGCCAACCTGAGCCTCGACGAGATCGTCGAACGCCTGATCGCGGCCCACCACGCGGGCCACGACGTCGCGCGGCTGGTGTCCGGCGACCCGTCGCTCTACAGCGCGGTGGCGGAAACCGTGCGCCGCCTCGACGCCGCCGGAGTGCCCTACGCCATCGTCCCCGGCGTCCCCGCGTTCGCCGCGTCGGCCGCCGTGCTGGGCCGTGAGCTGACCGTGCCCGGCATCGGGCAGAGCCTCGTGATCACGCGCGCGCAAGCGCGGTCGACGGCGTTGCCCGAAGGCGAGACGCTGGCGAACTTCGCTCGCAGCGGCACCACACTCGCGTTGCACCTGGCCATCAACCACATCGAGCGCGTCACCGAGGAGCTCGTGCCGTTCTACGGCGCCGGCTGCCCCGCGGCCGTCGTGGCGCTGGCGAGCCAGCCGGGCGAAACCGTCGTGCGCGGCACGCTCACCGACATCGCCGCACAGGCGCGCGAAGCGGGAATGACGCGCGCGGCCACCATCTTCGTCGGCCAGGTGCTCGCCGCCGGAGGATTCCCCGACAGCTTCCTGTATTCGAGCACCCGAGACCGCGCGAGCCAACCGGAGTCACTGTGACAGACCTACGCTGGGGCCTGCTGGCCGCCGGATCGATCGCCGCCGACTTCGCGACCGGCGTCGAGCTCAGCAAACACGGCACGCTGGAAGCCGTCGCCGCCCGCTCGGCCGACCGGGCGCGCGAGTTCGCCACCCGCTTCGACATCCCGAAGGCCTACGGCTCCTACGGCGACCTGCTCGCCGACCCGGACGTCGACGCCGTCTACATCGCCACGCCGCACCCGATGCACGCGGAGTGGGCGATCCGCGCCGCCGAAGCCGGCAAGCACGTGCTGTGCGAGAAACCGCTCACGGTCACCGCGGCCGAGGCCGAGAAGGTGATCGACGCGGCGCGCCGCCACGACGTCTTCCTCATGGAGGCGTTCATGTACCGCCTGCACCCGCAGACGCGCCGGCTCGTCGAGCTGATTTCGTGCGGCGCGATCGGTGAGGTCCGGGCCGTCGACGTCTCGTTCAGCTTCGACACCGGCGCCAACGACGCCCCTCGCCTGGCCGACCCGGCGCTCGGCGGCGGCGGGATCCTCGACGTCGGCTGTTACTGCACGTCGCTCGCGCGGCTCGTTTCGCAGGCGGCGACCGGCATCGACGTCGTGGAACCCACTACCGTCACCGGGATGGCGCGGCTGACCGACCGCGGCGTCGACGAGTTCGCGATGGCCCTGCTGCGGCTGCCGGGCGACATCATCGCGCAGCTGTCCTGCGGCTACCGGCTCACGCAGGACGACCACATCCGGATCTACGGCACCACCGGGCAGATCCACGTGCCGAAACCCGCCTGGCTGCCGCAGATGCGCCGCGCGACGTCGTCGCAGATCGTGCTGACGCCGGCGGGCGGCGAGCCCGAGGTGATCGAGATCGAGGCGACGCAGAGTGTGTTCGCGCGCGAGGCCGACCACGTCGCCGCCCATGTGGACAACCGGCAGGCACCCGAGCTGACCTGGGCCGAGACGCTCGCGAACATGCGCACGCTCGACCGCTGGCGCGCGGCCGTCGGCTACGGCGGATGACCGTGCTGGTCCTCGGCGGCACGGCCGAGGCGCGGGCGCTCGCGGCCGAACTGCACTCGCGCGGGGTCGCCGTGGTGTCGTCGCTCGCCGGGCGGGTCGCCCGGCCGCGGCTGCCCGTCGGCGAAGTGCGGGTCGGGGGTTTCGGTGGTGTCGAAGGGCTGTCCGCGTGGCTGCGTGAGCACGACGTGGCGGCGGTTGTCGACGCGACCCATCCGTTCGCGGAACGCATTGGTACCAACGCTTTCGCCGCCACCTCGGCCATCGGCGTGCCACTGCTGCGGCTCGCCCGGCCCGGTTGGCAGCCCGCCGAAAGCGATCGCTGGCACTGGGCCGATGACCTCGGCGCCGCCGCCGAACTGCTGCCCGGCCTCGGCTCCCGCGTCTTCCTGACCAGCGGACGACAGGGGCTCGCCGCGTTCGCCGAGCTCGACGCGTTGTGGTTCCTCATCCGCTGCGTCGACCCGCCCGAGCCGCCGTTGCCGAGGCAGCACCAGGTCCTGCTGAACCGCGGACCGTACGAAGTGGACGGAGAACGCGCGCTGCTGGCCGAGCACCGCATCGACGTCCTCGTCACCAAGGACAGCGGCGGCCCGATGACCGCCGCGAAGCTCACCGCCGCCCGCGAGCTGGGCCTGCCGGTGGTCGTCGTCCGCCGCCCGCCGCGCCCGGCCACCGCCGAGGTCGCGGGGGTCGCCGAAGCCGTGGAATGGGTGCTGCACCGATGATCGACGAGTTCTACGAAGTTCTTCGCCGCCGCCGCGACGTCCGAGGCGAGTTCACCGGCGAGCCGATCGACGACGCCGTGCTCACCCGCGTGCTCGAAGCCGCGCACGCCGCGCCGAGCGTGGGCCTGAGCCAGCCGTGGGACTTCGTGCTCGTGCGCGACCCCGCCACGCGCGCGGCGTTCGCCCAGCACGTGCACGACGAACGCGACGTGTTCGCGGCCGAGCTGGCAGGCGAACGCGCCGATACGTTCTCCCGCATCAAGATCGAGGGCATCCGCGAGTCGACCCTTGGCATCGTCGTCACCTACGACGCCGAACGCGGCGCGCCCGCCGTGCTGGGCCGGCACGCCATCGCCGACGCCGGGCTGTACTCCGTCTGCCTCGCCATCCAGAACCTGTGGCTGGCCGCGACCGCCGAGGGCCTCGGCGTCGGCTGGGTGAGCTTCTACCGCGAGCCGTTCCTCGCGTCGTTGCTCGGCATCCCGGCCGGAATCCGGCCTGTGGCCTGGCTCTGCGTCGGCCCCGTGACCGCGCTGGCCGAGGTCCCGGACCTCGAGCGCCACGGCTGGCGCACCCGCGCGCCGTTGGCCAACGCCGTGCACCACGAGCGCTTCACGCCCCGTGACGAGGGGTGTGCGTAGCCCCTTCGGCCGACCGGATAGCTTTCCCGGATGCGTCCGATTGCCGTAGCGCTGGGGTTGCTTTCGGCGCTGTGCGCCCTGGCTTATCCGTTCCTGCCCGTCGTGCAGGACACCGCGCAGGTCGGCTGGCCCACCGGCTCCGACACCCGGTCCGTCAACGCGCCCTTGACCGGGTACTGGGCCCAGGACCTCGAGGCCGAGATCCCGTGCGCCACGGTCAAGTCGCTCGACGCGCGCACGAACGGTCCCGCGCTGCTGTTCGCGACGGTGCCGGACGGGCGCACCGACCCGCGCGCCGGCAACGGCGTCGGATTGCAGCTGCGCGTGGACAACGGCGTGCTGCTCGCGTCCAGCCAGGGCCAGCAGATCGCGCAGCAGCCACTGCCACCGGCCGGCTGCACGGTGACGCTGAAGTCGGACGCCACGCAGATGACGCTCGCCGTCGCGGGCACGACGGTGTTCCACACGACCGGCGACGTCCGCCCGCGCGTGGTCGGCATCTACTCCTCGATCAGCTCCGCGAAGGACCCGATCTCGGGCCTGCACGTGACGGTCGTGCCGGACACCCGCTACCAGACTTCGCCGACGGCGTTGAAGATCGGCGTCGGCATCCTCGGCGTGCTCGCGTTCATCGCCTGCCTGATCGTGGTGTGGCGCATGGACTCCGGGTTCGCCCGTCGCGCGCCGCGGTGGGCTCCCGTGGGCTGGTGGCGCCTGACCGGCCGCGACGCGACGGTGATCCTCGCGCTCGGCGCGTGGGTGTTCATCGGACCGGTGACCTCGGACGACGGCTACATCCTCACGATGGCCAGAGTCACGGAGTCCACGGGCTTCCTGACCAACTACCACCGCTGGTTCGGCGTCGCTGAGGCGCCGTTCGGCTGGTTCTACCACCTCTACGAGCTGATGACGCACGTCAGCACGGTGCCGCCGTGGATCCGGCTGCCCTCGTACCTGGTGGGCGTGATCAGCTGGCTGCTCATCAGCCGCGAAGTGATGCCCCGGCTGGGCACGCAGGTGCGCGGCAGCCGCGCGGCCGGCTGGGCCGCGGCGGCCGTGTTCCTCGTCTGGTGGATGCCCTACAACAACGGCGTGCGGCCGGAACCCGTGGCCGCGCTGGGTTCGCTGCTCGCGATCTGCGCCGTGGAACGCGCGTTGGTGACGCGCCGCCTGCTGCCGCTGTGCCTCGGCCTCACCGCGGCCGCGTTCACGCTCGCCGCGACGCCGACGGGGCTGATCGCGGTGGCGCCGTTCCTGGTGGCCGCGCGGCCGTTGTTCAAGCTCGTGCGCCAGCGCGCGGCCGGTGGCTGGCTCCCGATCCTCGCGCCGATCGCCGCGTCGGGGCTGCTCGTGCTCGTGGTGGTGTTCGCGGACCAGACGTTCGCGACCGTGCAGGAGGCCACGCGCATCCGCACGCAGGTGGGGCCGAACCTGTCGTGGTTCCAGGAGCTCGCGCGCTACCAGCTGCTGTTCGAGAACCTGCCCGACGGGTCCGCGCCACGCCGGTTCCCGGTGCTGCTGGTGGTCCTGTGCACGGTGACGTGCCTGGTCGTGCTGCTGCGGCGCGGCCGGATCC
Protein-coding regions in this window:
- a CDS encoding adenosylcobinamide-GDP ribazoletransferase, producing MKLGDALRLAFGTLTTVPVPAPRVIDRGVAGAAMVLGPVAAVPLAAAAGLVVAGGVAVGLPALAVAALALGVVALGSRGLHLDGLADTADGLGASYDRAKALDVMRRGDSGPTGVATLVFVLLVQVGALTGAVSADHGVVAAVVSVLAGRCTLSMSCARGVPSARPEGLGATVAGSVPRVVAVAVGLVAAALAALAPGLPWWQGVAAVGAGYLVAAALLARCVRRLGGITGDVLGAGVEVAVAATLLTLAV
- a CDS encoding redoxin domain-containing protein, with the protein product MSVSARVQMPALGGAEWLNSGSLGPAELEGRVVVVNFWTLTCINWLRQEPYVRAWSRAYRDDGLVVVGVHTPEFSFEHKIDRVRQATMERGIDYPVTVDNDYAIWSAFDNHYWPALYFVDAQGVIRDHHFGEGRYEQSERVIQRLLGVERELVSVAGRGVEAEADWEHLRTSETYLGYGRGEHFASPGRVGFDERRTYGLPPRLHLGNWALAGDWTIGPENVVLDRAGGSISYRFHARDAHVVLSRGAGEPVLFRVFLDGAAPGPAHGVDVDEDGNGLLRDARLYQLVRQHDEVRERTLEITFLEPGAQAYVFTFG
- a CDS encoding epoxide hydrolase family protein, which produces MVGWHSTEFRVWSGNATSTTAPIPPRRRMSVTTEGAAHDQAIRPFTVETPDADLDDLRARILATRWPEKEPVSDISQGVPLETMQALARYWATEYDWRRCEERLKALPHFITEIDGLDIHFIHVRSKHEDALPLLVAHGWPGSVIEQLKIIDPLTNPTAHGASEADAFHLVIPSMPGYGFSGKPAVTGWGPEHIARAWAQLMKRLGYERYVASGGDWGGQIVDLMGAQAPGGLIGIHTNFPGAVRPDVAQAVQSGGPAPPDLSDEGTRLYEKLKDFFATDVAYALEMGTHPQTLYGIADSPVGLAAWMLDHDSASLALIARVFDGQDEGLTRDDVLDNITHYWLTNTGVSSGRLYRENKLGFFDPKGVSVPVAVSVFPDELYQVPRSWAEEAYPRLVHYNRLDKGGHFAAWEQPKLFASEVRAGLRSVR
- the cobC gene encoding Rv2231c family pyridoxal phosphate-dependent protein CobC yields the protein MADTSDYDLHHHGDREVGPGLVDLAVNVRLPRPPEWLRRELVSAVDSLAAYPDPSAAQAAVAARHGRPVDEVLVTAGAAEAFTLLASALKPRHAVVVHPQFTEPEAALRAAGHDVSRVVLPSSDGFVLDPGLVPASADLVFVGNPTNPTSVLHPAHVLRALAQPGRLLVVDEAFLDAIPGEAESLAGSSLDGVVVLRSLTKTWGLAGLRAGYVLGPPQVLARLRAVQPPWSVSTPAAVATVACCRPTALEEAEKLAATAESDRDYLVSRLSGLGIPVLGDPRGPFVLIEAPDESLRSRLRSAGYAVRRGDTFPGLGPRHLRLAVRSREVTDGFVAALARSL
- a CDS encoding cobyrinate a,c-diamide synthase; amino-acid sequence: MVIAAPGSGHGKTTIAAGLMAALRAAGHRVSGHKVGPDFIDPSYHALATGRPARNLDPFLQGEDRLVPLLRHGSADADIAVIEGVMGLFDGALGTEGYASTAHVARVLDAPVVLVVDASAASRSVAATVLGFANYDTRVRLAGVILNKLGSQRHEDEIASALEATGVPLLGALRRNENVHAPSRHLGLVPAAERAADSQRVLPELASWVAGGVDLEAVVRVARAAPPLTGPVWTPPGGFEGPRTVVAAAAGPAFTFRYTENVELLASLGVDVVDVDPLRDEQLPEGCAGLYFGGGFPEVHAAELSANKPLLTAVADAVGQGMPVSAECAGLLYLCRELDGLPMAGVVDATAVMTKRGKLGYRTAVSLADNVLAVTGQRVTGHEFHRTELTPGAGPSPAWGWERTVDGFASSSLHASYLHVHWAGYPELAERFATHVRTFAQVASRG
- the cobO gene encoding cob(I)yrinic acid a,c-diamide adenosyltransferase, which translates into the protein MPQGKPAVVPQDGLTTRQRRNRPLLAVHTGEMKGKSTAAFGMALRAWNQGWSIGVFQFVKSAKWRVGEEAAFRALGKLHDDTGEGGPVEWHKMGEGWSWTRKSGTDEDHAANAREGWAEIKRRLAAETHDFYVLDEFSYLLKWGWLEVDDVVSTLVSRPGHQHVVITGRYAPPELVEAADLVAEMTKVKHPMDAGQKGQRGIEW